A section of the Gallus gallus isolate bGalGal1 chromosome 4, bGalGal1.mat.broiler.GRCg7b, whole genome shotgun sequence genome encodes:
- the LOC121110719 gene encoding synapsin-1-like isoform X1, translating to MAALCSQLSTASRGRLNSSKPVIHPSLRSGKPQAFHVGTEYNNTNYWNFKLRPKGAPHAVWPEQEDEALPSAAGEARRGPAAAALPRGRQSEPGGPGRPELPEQRPRLITAAAPRQAAQRRPRPRSGAARSASGPWPDPIARLLPRRLPRLPSAGSPLQRRLGPGPRPRPRPPPREEASRKHRGPTAPGTGPSGRCPPAASAISGALPYREQGEGEAPPQPHRFAPDPTGLYLPPLGSLASAGRWDGGAARRRQERGRLRGARRGDTVPLSVRPGKNSTAPRRPSPPGPQRRPARPGRAGTACEVRPREAGRRSGAEGRPCGG from the exons atggcagcactgtgcagccaaCTTTCTACAGCGTCCAGAGGTCGGCTTAACTCCTCCAAGCCTGTGATACATCCATCCCTGCGCTCTGGCAAGCCTCAG GCCTTCCACGTGGGCACAGAGTACAACAACACGAACTACTGGAACTTCAAG TTAAGGCCTAAAGGTGCGCCGCACGCGGTATGGCCGGAACAGGAGGACGAAGCCCTTCCTTCAGCAGCGGGCGAGGCCAGGCGGGGGCCGGCGGCAGCGGCCCTCCCGCGGGGCAGGCAGAGCGAGCCCGGCGGGCCGGGCAGACCCGAGCTCCCAGAGCAGCGGCCCCGCCTCATTACCGCCGCCGCCCCTCGCCAGGCGGCCCAGCGCCGTCCCCGTCCCCGCTCAGGGGCAGCCCGCAGTGCCAGCGGCCCATGGCCGGACCCGATCGCACGGCTCCTGCCCCGTCGCCTCCCCCGCCTCCCAAGTGCGGGCAGCCCCCTTCAGCGACGCCTGGGGCCGGGGCCGAGGCCGAGGCCGCGCCCGCCACCACGCGAGGAGGCATCGAGGAAGCACCGCGGCCCGACAGCGCCGGGGACAGGCCCCAGCGGCCGCTGCCCGCCGGCGGCCTCCGCCATTTCAGGAGCCCTGCCCTATCGGGAGCAGGGGGAGGGCGAGGCTCCTCCCCAGCCTCACCGCTTCGCGCCGGACCCCACCGGCCTTTACCTCCCGCCGCTCGGCTCGCTCGCTTCTGCCGGCCGCTGGGACGGGGGAGCTGCTCGGCGGCGGCAGGAGCGGGGGAGGCTGCGCGGAGCTCGCCGCGGGGACACAGTGCCGCTCTCCGTCCGGCCGGGGAAAAACAgcaccgcgccgcgccgcccctccccgccggGCCCGCAGCGCCGCCCCGCGCGTCCCGGGCGGGCTGGCACGGCCTGCGAGGTGCGGCCGCGGGAGGCTGGGCGGCGGAGCGGTGCTGAGGGGCGGCCCTGCGGGGGTTAG